One candidate division WOR-3 bacterium genomic window, TCTCCTGGTCCAGTCCAAGACAGATCTTGAGATACGATGGCGGTGAGGCCTATTACTTCACAGGCCTTAATCCGGGCGATATCATTTCAGTGAGATTCACACCTCAATACACACCTGCCAGGATAGATAGTGTAGTTGCCCTCTTCTACGGAACTTCCAATCAGATGCACCTTAAGATTTACAATGACAACAACGGTGTTCCCGGTAATGTAATATTCGATACCCTTATTACCGTTCCTGTTTATCCTACACTTCTAAGGCTTAATCTTTCCAATAAGAACATCGTTGTTAACGGGCAGTACCACATTGGCTTTGAGTGGACCGTTGCTGACCAACCCTATCCGATTAGTGATGCTGGTGCAAATACAAATAGGAGCCTTTACTATGATGCAAACAGTGCCCAATGGTATGCTGCCGGATACGACTGGTTTATAATAAGTGCGGTTACCTACCTGCCTCAGAGCAAGGCCTATGCAGGAAGTTACAGCACAGCAAAACTCCTTAAAGAACATAATCTGAAGAGAGTTGAACTGCCGCAAGTTGCGGTCAAAGAAGAGAGAGACGAGGGCTCAAAGTACATCCAGAAGTACACGATCTTAAGGTCAACCACCTCTGGTGGACCTTATGACTCCATTGGAGTTTCAACAGTCACAACTTACGAAGATTTCACTCTTGCTACAGGCAATACATATTACTATGTGGTTAGAATGGACTACCTCTCACCCGATACGATGACCTATGGCGATGAGGCGAGCATCACCACCGATTTGGTTGGACCTGAATTTTCCTCCTTTGCCTACGACACTGGCGGTGTTAATAATATCTGGGTTAGTGTTGCCATCACCGATCCATCGGGGATTAATGGCGATACTCTCTACTATTCCATCAATGGCGGTAATTTCGCTTTTGCAATGCATGACAGTGTGGTTGGTTCCACCTATTTCTACACTATACCAGGCCTCAATGTGGGTGACAATGTAGACCTCTACTTCGTTGCCCTTGACAACTCTCCATGGCATAACCTGTCAAGGTATCCTGAAACGGGATACATCACCTTCCTTGTTACCTCTGTGACCGGCGAGAAGCCCAGTATGTACGCCTTTAATATTAAAGGTTCTAATGTAAGCGGAAAGGCTATGGAGTTTGCCTATGCGCTTCCTGAGAAATCAGATGTGGAAATTGCCATTTACTCTGTGACGGGTCAGAGGGTTGCTACCCTTGTCAAAGGTGCGAAGGATGCTGGTTACTACACGGTGAGATGGAATGGCACCGATGACAGAGGCTCTAAGGTTGGTTCTGGTGTTTACATCGTGAAGATGGTTACACCGAAGAAGAACTTCACAGAAAGGATAATACTCACGAAGTAGCAAGTCCGACTTCGACCTAAAAAACTGCCCCCTCCCTTTGGGAGGGGGCAGTTTTTTAGGAGAGTTTTTGAGCTTCAATGAACTCTTTTCTCTTGTTTTTTTCTATGTTTGAGTAAACTACAACCTCAATGTCGGCTATCTATTTACAAAGCATTCACTCATCGATAGTTGTACAGAGTATTATGGAGGAACAATTCCCTGAAAAGTTGCACCACGCCGATCCAAAAAAAGTACGAAGTCAAGGGTTTTTAATAAGGCCGCCATCTTGCTTCCATTAAAATAAGGTTAGTTCTCGTTCTTGGTATTATAATTTTTCTTATGAGAAGCCTTTCCAATTATGCTTACAAAATTTTGAGGAGGATCGCCTTTCCCCGGCTGGCAGGAAGTATCGAAGAAGAAAGGGCCAGGGAAATCATCGTTGACGAACTCTCAAAACTCGGACTTTCTGTATCACAACAATCTTTTTATCTTTGGACCTTCAAGCCCGGTGATGGTAGAGTAGTTCTCAAAAATAGGGTGTTCAAGGCTGTTCCCTACGGCAATACAAAGCCCTTTGATGAGGAAGGCGAAGTGATCTATGGGGAGGATGTAGATTACCTCTCTCAGGAGGTTAAAGGTAAGATTGTTGTAACCTACGGAAGGGTTAGGGGCGAAGGCTACGAAAGACTCATTGAAAAAGGGGTAAAGGGACTTATTTCCATCTCACCTCCGGAGAGGGGATTTTCCTTCTCTTCCATATCCCAGCGGTTTGTGGAAGAGGGAAAAGTGATTCCTGCCCTTATAGTTGACTATGACACTGGGCTAAAGTTGAAGGAGTCAGAAGGCAAGAGGGTCAGGATTCAGGGAAATACGGAATATTACAAGGGTACAGCGGTTAACATAATTACGGAAATAAAGGGAACGGAAAAGCCCGATGAGATTATCCTTCTTTGCGGACACTATGACTCCGTTGCCATTTCACCAGGGGCCACGGATAACGGTGGAGGAAGTGCCATTTTGGTCGCTCTCGCAAAATATTTTTCCAAAAGAAGACCAAGAAGGACACTCAGATTTGTATGGTTTTCCGGTGAGGAGTTGGGGCTTCTGGGTAGTCAGGCCTATGTGGAGGAGATAAAGGACGAATTAAAGAAGATCAAGATGGTTATTAACCTTGATGTGGCTGGAGACCCCATCGGTGAAAACGGAGCAATGTGCATTTCCGATAAAGACACGGTAAATTTTGTTTCCATCCTCTCAAAGGAAAAGGGTATCCCCTTCAAGGTAAGGCTTGACATCTATTCCAGCGATTCTATGCCCTTTGCCCTCTATGGGGTGCCTTCCATTAACCTTGCTCGTTTTGGTGGGAAGGGCAGTTTTTACATCCATTCCCATGATGACAGGGTCAACTATACGGGGGTAAGCGGTCTAAGCCCCGTTCTGGAAATGGCGGTTAATATTGTTGAAAGACTTGATAATAGTGTAATTTTCCCTTTGGAGAGAAGGATCAGCGGAGAGTTAAGGGAGAAAATCGAGGACTACTTCAAGAAAATGCAGGGGAAAAAGGTCGAGGTGAAGTGGGAGAAGTGAATCGAAGGATTTTTGAGGGAACGCTTTGGGTTCAAAGTTTTCTCTGAACCTCGAGAATAAAGGCTTTTATTTAAACTCTTTGGTTTTTAACGGGTATAGTGGGTATGCTGGTTTTGAAATGGGATTTCGGAGAATTTTTTGCGTTGCTGTTAAGTTATAGGGTGAAAACGCGTTATTTTTCGTGTTTTGAGCGAAGAAAAACTAATCAACTTTTGGGTTCAAAATTTTAAGAGCCAAAAATTGCGCTTAAGAGGAGTTCGGGCGGAAACTTCCCAGATAGGTTCAAAATTATAAGAGTTGAAAATTTACTTTTCTGAATGGATTGGTATAGGAGTAAGTGGAAGTTTGTTAAAATAAAAAAACTTAAGGGGCTCCGCTGTTCCAATTAGTGGATATTCTAAGTAGGTAAGTGGAAGTTTTTTAAAATAAAAAGAACTGGGCGCCCCTTCGGGGCGCCCAGGGCTATAAAACTATTCAATTTCTATTTCAATCTCTTTACCCTTAGCCTTCTCACTCTTTGGTACGGTGATAGTCAGGATACCGTCTTTATAGGAGGCCTTTGCCTTATCAGGAACTACTTCCGTTGGGAACCTTATGGTTCTCTCGAACTTACCGTAGTTCATCTCGACGCGGTGGTAGGTTTTCCCTTTCTCCTCTTTCTCCATCTTCCTTTCACCGCTGATGGTAAGGGTATCCTCGGAGATGGAGAGTTTTACCTCGTCCTTTTTGAGCCCTGGGAGTTCAGCCTTCACGATGAATTCATTCTCGGTCTCTTCGATGTCGACGGCAGGAACCCAGAAGGCCTCCCTTTCCCTTAACATCTTCTCAGCCTGTCTGCCGAAGAAGGCATCAAAGAGTCTATCAACCTCTTCCCTTAGGGAAGAGACTTCTCTGAAAGGATCCCATCTCATTAAATCCCTTACCATACTCTCACCTCCTTTTTAAGTTTTTGATTTGTCTTCATTTATATAATAGTAAGTCTCTTTGAACGGTCAAGAGTGCGGAAATCTTTGATGTGCAATGACTTATGTAGCTTGATATTGACAATTTCCCCTTGCTTTAATGCAATACGCTCAAGGAAAATTAACAAATATACCTTTTAGGTGAAAAAACTGTTTAGCCTTTTGCTTAACTCATTTTTCTGAAGTTGCCTTAGGCAATTTTCCTTCTAAATAGAGTTTTTCCATTATTCTTACGACTTCCGGGTCATAAAGGATTCCTGCCTTTTCTTTGAGTTCCCGCAGTGCCTCTTCCGGTGATAAGGCGGGTCTATAGGGCCTGTGGGGGGTCATTGCTTCGTAAACATCAGCACAGGCTATGACCCTTGCCTCTAAGAGTATTTCGCCATTTTTTAGCCCTTTTGGATATCCGCTGCCGTCGAGTCTTTCGTGGTGCTGAAGAACGATTTCGGCAACCGGCCCTTCAAATTCAATATCTTTGAGGATTTCGTAGCTGAAAGATGGGTGTTGCTTTATTAAATTAAATTCCGATTCTGTTAATTTAGATGGTTTATTGAGTATCTCAATGGGTATGATTAGCTTTCCGATGTCGTGGAGAAGCCCTGCGTATCTTAGGGTTGTTAATCTATCCTCATCAAGCCCCATTTCTTTTCCTACTAAGTAAGCAATTTCCGCAACCCTTGACTGGTGGCCTGCGGTATAGGGTTCTTTAAGTTCAATGATATGGGAGAGGGTTTTTATAATGCCCTCTGTGAGTATTCTAAAACGGTTCCTCTGCTTTAACGCTTCGATTTCCTGTCTTTTTATCTCGGTAATGTCGTTTTCCACGAGGATAGTGGTTTCTTCGTCCAGTTTAGTGAGGGTAGAGGAAAGGTACCTGTCTTCCCTTTCGGTCTTCCTGTTGTAGAAAATTTTATGAGGTTCTCCACTTTCAAGTACAGTTTTTATCAACTCTTTTGCGTCTTTATCTGTTCTACGGATTATATCGGAGAGTTTTTCAGCCTCTTCCGATTTCTTAATTACCTGAAAAACATTACCATTCTTTGTTACTTTATAAATCCTTTGCGGTATTGCTTCTAAGATGGCGGTTCTCTCTTTAAGAAGTTTTTGCAGCTCCTCTTTAAGGGCGACATCCTCGGAAATATCCATAATCATAGCAATTAATAGATTTTCCTTTTCGAACTCGAGGGGCATTACGAAAAGCCTTTGCCAGACAATCTTTCCATCTTTACTTATGCACCTTACGTCCATTATAAAGTTTTCTGTCTTTTTGTCCTTCAGTTCTTTCACCTTTTCGAGAATCGCGGGGACATCATCGGGGTGGGTATAATCCTTCCAGTTCATTTTCAATAGTTCTTCTCTTGTGTAACCGAGCATCTTTGCCCTTGTTTCATTGACCTCTAATGTGTTTCCATCGTAATCTGAAAGGGTGACACCCACGAGGGGTTGTTCAAAGAGATGCTTCACTATTTCTTGAAAGCGCCTTGCCTCTTGTTCTGCTTTTTTCCTTTCCGTTGTTTCCAGAGTTAGTTCGACAAATCCTACGAGTTCCCCTGCCTCGTTTAAAATAGGGTTGGATCTAATTAAAAACCATCGACCGTCGGGCGTCGTAACCTCCTTTTCTTCAGGTTTTAATGTCTTTCTTGTTACCTCGAGGGGGCAGAAAGGACAAGGGGTATTACGCTGATGCCACAATTCATAGCAGAATTTTCCTTTTAGTTCATCTGGATTTTCAATTCCAATGGATAAAGCTGCAGCTCTATTTGCTTCCAAAATTCTGTGGTCAAGGTCTTGAAGGATTTACATGTTCTCTGAGGTTATTTCTAACGACATCATAAACCCATTTTGTATGATAGATATCGATGAGGATTGAAAACATAGCAGTGTGGGCCTTTAAGCTCTCCGTCTCCTCGGGTGTTAGTTGACGTCTCGATTCGGTGCCGGCCACTAAAATACCATAATTTTGGGTGGAAGTGAGGATGGGCATTAAGAATACCTTGTTTATATTGAATTTTGCAAGGAATTGGTTTACTTCTTCCGGAAGGTTTTCCCTTTGACATTCAAAAAATTTGTTTTGGGCTTCTTGAAAGATGTTGGAACCGATACATTGTGGAGTCAAATAGGGAAATTTTTGTGGAATCTCTCGGACGGGATTGCCTTTGTAAACTCCTGTAAAAAACATTAATTTTTCTGGGTTTCCCACATTGAGGTATATCACAGCGCCGTCAAAGTGAAGATTCCTACAAAATATGTTTAGAAAACTAATGAAGCTCTTCGGGGTTGGTTTTGAGATGATTTGAAGTACAGCTGAAAAATCTTTATGTTGAAACATTGTTTAATTTTATATACATTGGGACGCATTGTCAAACAAATTAGTTAGCACCTCGCAAGCCTATTTGGAGTAATATGAATTTTCTGGTATAATATAAACATGCCACTTATAAGTGCCAGTCCAACTCGGATGGAGCTCTTGAGGCTCAAAAGGCGTATTGCCATTGCAAGAAAGGGCCACAAACTTCTCAAAGACAAGCAGGATGAGCTGGTAAGGATTCTCTTTGAGCTTCTTGAGGGCCTTAAAGAGCTTAGGAAGAAGGTAGAAGAGGAGTTGTCGGAGTCGGTAAGGAGGTTCGTCCTCGCCAGGGCCTTTATGGAGCCTGAAGAGGTGGAGGAGCTTTTCTTGATTCCTTCTGTTTCCTCAGGTATTGAGATTGGTGAGAAGAAGATAATGACCGTTGTCGTTCCAACCTTTAAAGCAAGAATTGAGGGCAATTATTTAAGTTATGGGTTTGCGGGAACCTCGCCGGAGCTTGATGTGTCTTTAGAATCTCTAACGAGGGCGTACAAAGATTTAATTGAACTTGCGGAAAAGGAAAAGTCCCTTGAACTATTGGCCATCGAGGTAGAGAAGACGAGGAGGAGGGTAAATGCCCTCGAGTACATTTTAATTCCGGAGCTTGAATCCACTATTAAGTTTATTTCGATGAAACTTTCTGAGATGGAAAGATCTGATATTACACGCCTGATGAAGATTAAAGATATCGTCAGAGCACATTAACTTGACACGACCCCCCTTTAGGAGCATAATTAAACCATTCTTTACAAACAATTTTTAACGGAGGTTGTTTCAAATGGGTAACACTAAGAAGTACGGGCGGGTCAAGTGGTTCGACTCGCGGAAAGGCTATGGATTCATCCAGCTCGAGGATGGATCTGGTGATGTGTTCGTCCACTTCTCCGATATAGAAGGAGAAGGATATAAGACACTGGAAGAAGGGCAGCGCGTGAAGTTCGATGTGGAAAAGACCAATAAGGGACCGAAGGCTGTTCACGTAGAAAAGGCATAAAAGCCTTATAGCCCGAAAACAAGAAGGGGGAACTTTGAGTTCCCCCTTTTTTATTTTATAATAAGCCGAAAATCAGGAGGTGATTGATGCATCCGATTCTTTTCAGGATAGGGCCTCTTGAAGTACGCACATGGGGTGTACTTGTGTTAATAGGTTTTATTGCTGGAATTAGCTATGTGGCTAAGAGGGCCCGCGTGATAGGTGTTAGTACTGAAAAGATATGGGATTTTGGCTTCTGGGTGGGATTAGCAGGAATTGTTGGGGCAAGGATTTTTTACGTCCTTTATCACATTCCCTATTTTAAAGAACATCCATCAGAGATTATTAAGTTCTGGGAAGGCGGAGCGGTCTTTTTTGGCGGTTTTTTGTTTGCCCTAATTACCGGGATTGTTTATTTGATAAAAAATAAGAAATATTTGCCTTTCTGGCCTATTGCTGATTTTGCTTCTGAAGCCCTTGCCCTTGGTATGTTTTTTGGAAGGTGGGGGTGCTTCTTCAACGGGTGTTGTTTTGGTAAAGAGACCCATCTCCCTTGGGCTGTGGTATTTCCACCAGGCTCACCCGCTTATGAAGTAATGGATTCTCTTCCTATTCATCCTTCCCAGCTTTACGAGTCCTTTGCAAACTTGATACTCTTTTTTATCTTACTGAAAATTGAACAGAAAAAACCCTTTGATGGGTTTATTTTCCTATTCTACATGTTTTTCGCCTCTTTGATAAGGTTTCTCGTGGATTTCACCAGGTATTACGAGCCCGAAAATGTGTATATTCTCACAATAAACCAGTGGATTTCCATTGCTATAATGGTTACATCCGTTGTTATTTATTTTATTTTGCGCAGGAAAGCCTTTAAGAAACATTAGTAGCTGTGTTCAGATTTCTCTTAGAGGCGATTTTCCCTTCTTTCTGTTATATTTGTGGAAAGCCTTCTAAGGGCATCCTTTGTGATGGATGCAAGAAAAATTTTGAGGAAAAGAGGGTTAACAAAATCTTTTTCCCTGACGCCGATCACCTCTCTAAAGTTTACATTGTTTTTGAGTACGAAGGAGAGGTGAGAAGGCTCATTGAAGAATTCAAGTACGGGAAGAGAAAGGAGATTGCACGTTATTTTTCTCAATATTTTTCTGGGCTTCCTCTTGACTACGATTTTATTGTGCCCGTTCCTCTTCACGCCACAAGACTAAGGGAAAGGGGATTCAACCAGAGTGAAGTAATAGCGAAAAGGCTGGCAAAGGAATGCGGAATTCCTGTAACGAAAAAGGGCATAAGGAGGAGAAAATATACCCTTAAGCAGGCGAATTTGACCAGGAGTGAGCGCTTAGAGAATCTCTCCGGGGCTTTTTTCGTGAGTCATCCGGAAAGGTTCAGAGGAAAGAGGATTCTCCTCGTGGATGATGTTTATACCACTGGCGCTACAATGGAGAACTTAGCAAAGGCTTTTAAGAATTATCCTTCTAAGATCGATGGTTTTGCTATTGCCTCTAAGGTTTGAATTGTTGTGATAAGAGTCGTGCCTTTTGAAGTGACTCAACATCGAGACTTTCTCTTGGGTTTGTAGCGGAGCCCGTTATTTCTTGTAGCTTCTCGCCCGTTGCGGTACG contains:
- a CDS encoding M28 family metallopeptidase — encoded protein: MRSLSNYAYKILRRIAFPRLAGSIEEERAREIIVDELSKLGLSVSQQSFYLWTFKPGDGRVVLKNRVFKAVPYGNTKPFDEEGEVIYGEDVDYLSQEVKGKIVVTYGRVRGEGYERLIEKGVKGLISISPPERGFSFSSISQRFVEEGKVIPALIVDYDTGLKLKESEGKRVRIQGNTEYYKGTAVNIITEIKGTEKPDEIILLCGHYDSVAISPGATDNGGGSAILVALAKYFSKRRPRRTLRFVWFSGEELGLLGSQAYVEEIKDELKKIKMVINLDVAGDPIGENGAMCISDKDTVNFVSILSKEKGIPFKVRLDIYSSDSMPFALYGVPSINLARFGGKGSFYIHSHDDRVNYTGVSGLSPVLEMAVNIVERLDNSVIFPLERRISGELREKIEDYFKKMQGKKVEVKWEK
- a CDS encoding Hsp20/alpha crystallin family protein, producing MVRDLMRWDPFREVSSLREEVDRLFDAFFGRQAEKMLREREAFWVPAVDIEETENEFIVKAELPGLKKDEVKLSISEDTLTISGERKMEKEEKGKTYHRVEMNYGKFERTIRFPTEVVPDKAKASYKDGILTITVPKSEKAKGKEIEIEIE
- a CDS encoding HD domain-containing phosphohydrolase, which codes for MEANRAAALSIGIENPDELKGKFCYELWHQRNTPCPFCPLEVTRKTLKPEEKEVTTPDGRWFLIRSNPILNEAGELVGFVELTLETTERKKAEQEARRFQEIVKHLFEQPLVGVTLSDYDGNTLEVNETRAKMLGYTREELLKMNWKDYTHPDDVPAILEKVKELKDKKTENFIMDVRCISKDGKIVWQRLFVMPLEFEKENLLIAMIMDISEDVALKEELQKLLKERTAILEAIPQRIYKVTKNGNVFQVIKKSEEAEKLSDIIRRTDKDAKELIKTVLESGEPHKIFYNRKTEREDRYLSSTLTKLDEETTILVENDITEIKRQEIEALKQRNRFRILTEGIIKTLSHIIELKEPYTAGHQSRVAEIAYLVGKEMGLDEDRLTTLRYAGLLHDIGKLIIPIEILNKPSKLTESEFNLIKQHPSFSYEILKDIEFEGPVAEIVLQHHERLDGSGYPKGLKNGEILLEARVIACADVYEAMTPHRPYRPALSPEEALRELKEKAGILYDPEVVRIMEKLYLEGKLPKATSEK
- a CDS encoding V-type ATP synthase subunit D, which gives rise to MPLISASPTRMELLRLKRRIAIARKGHKLLKDKQDELVRILFELLEGLKELRKKVEEELSESVRRFVLARAFMEPEEVEELFLIPSVSSGIEIGEKKIMTVVVPTFKARIEGNYLSYGFAGTSPELDVSLESLTRAYKDLIELAEKEKSLELLAIEVEKTRRRVNALEYILIPELESTIKFISMKLSEMERSDITRLMKIKDIVRAH
- a CDS encoding cold-shock protein is translated as MGNTKKYGRVKWFDSRKGYGFIQLEDGSGDVFVHFSDIEGEGYKTLEEGQRVKFDVEKTNKGPKAVHVEKA
- the lgt gene encoding prolipoprotein diacylglyceryl transferase, giving the protein MHPILFRIGPLEVRTWGVLVLIGFIAGISYVAKRARVIGVSTEKIWDFGFWVGLAGIVGARIFYVLYHIPYFKEHPSEIIKFWEGGAVFFGGFLFALITGIVYLIKNKKYLPFWPIADFASEALALGMFFGRWGCFFNGCCFGKETHLPWAVVFPPGSPAYEVMDSLPIHPSQLYESFANLILFFILLKIEQKKPFDGFIFLFYMFFASLIRFLVDFTRYYEPENVYILTINQWISIAIMVTSVVIYFILRRKAFKKH
- a CDS encoding ComF family protein, whose product is MFRFLLEAIFPSFCYICGKPSKGILCDGCKKNFEEKRVNKIFFPDADHLSKVYIVFEYEGEVRRLIEEFKYGKRKEIARYFSQYFSGLPLDYDFIVPVPLHATRLRERGFNQSEVIAKRLAKECGIPVTKKGIRRRKYTLKQANLTRSERLENLSGAFFVSHPERFRGKRILLVDDVYTTGATMENLAKAFKNYPSKIDGFAIASKV